A window of the Salvelinus alpinus chromosome 3, SLU_Salpinus.1, whole genome shotgun sequence genome harbors these coding sequences:
- the LOC139571397 gene encoding casein kinase I isoform X3, with the protein MELRVGNRYRLGRKIGSGSFGDIYLGTDISVGEEVAIKLECVKTKHPQLHIESKIYKMMQGGVGIPSIKWCGAEGDYNVMVMELLGPSLEDLFNFCSRKFSLKTVLLLADQMISRIEYIHSKNFIHRDVKPDNFLMGLGKKGNLVYIIDFGLAKKYRDARTHQHIPYRENKNLTGTARYASINTHLGIEQSRRDDLESLGYVLMYFNLGSLPWQGLKAATKRQKYERISEKKMSTPIEVLCKGYPSEFSTYLNFCRSLRFDDKPDYSYLRQLFRNLFHRQGFSYDYVFDWNMLKFGANRAAEEAERERRDREDRLRHSRNPGGRGLPAASGRPRGTQDTAPPTPLTPTSHTANTSPRPVSGMERERKVSMRLHRGAPVNVSSSDLTGHQDTSRMSTSQMVPGMIPGGLHSAAPR; encoded by the exons GCACAGACATCTCAGTGGGAGAGGAGGTGGCCATTAAACTGGAATGTGTGAAGACCAAACACCCTCAGCTCCACATAGAGAGTAAGATCTACAAGATGatgcagggaggag TGGGCATCCCGTCCATAAAGTGGTGTGGAGCAGAGGGAGACTACAACGTGATGGTGATGGAGCTGCTAGGCCCCAGTCTGGAGGACCTGTTCAACTTCTGCTCCCGCAAGTTCAGCCTCAAGACTGTCCTGCTGCTGGCTGACCAGATG atCAGCCGGATTGAGTACATCCACTCTAAGAACTTCATCCACAGAGATGTGAAGCCTGACAACTTCCTGATGGGCCTGGGCAAGAAGGGCAACCTGGTGTACATCATCGACTTTGGCCTAGCCAAGAAGTACCGCGACGCCCGAACACACCAGCACATTCCCTACAGGGAGAACAAGAACCTGACCGGCACCGCGCGCTACGCATCCATCAACACACATCTGGGGATAg agCAGTCTCGGCGTGATGACCTGGAATCTCTGGGTTATGTCCTGATGTACTTCAACCTGGGCTCTCTGCCCTGGCAGGGCCTCAAGGCCGCCACCAAGAGACAAAAGTACGAACGCATCAGCGAGAAGAAAATGTCCACCCCCATCGAGGTGCTCTGCAAGGGATACCCCT CTGAGTTCTCCACCTACCTGAACTTCTGTCGCTCTCTGCGGTTCGATGACAAGCCAGACTACTCATACTTGAGACAGTTGTTCAGGAACCTGTTCCACAGACAGGGCTTCTCCTACGACTACGTCTTTGACTGGAACATGCTCAAGTTT GGGGCCAACCGTGCAGCAGAGGAGGCGGAGCGGGAGCGGCGGGACAGAGAGGATAGGCTGAGACACAGCAGGAACCCCGGGGGCAGGGGACTCCCTGCCGCCTCAGGACGACCCCGAGGAACACAGGACACGGCGCCGCCTACACCCCTCACACccacctcacacacag ccaACACGTCTCCACGACCGGTGTCTGGTATGGAGCGGGAGAGGAAAGTGAGCATGCGGCTTCACCGGGGAGCTCCCGTTAACGTCTCCTCGTCCGACCTGACGGGACACCAGGACACCTCCCGCATGTCCACCTCACAG atgGTGCCTGGTATGATCCCTGGTGGCCTCCACTCTGCAGCGCCTCGATGA
- the LOC139571397 gene encoding casein kinase I isoform X4, which produces MELRVGNRYRLGRKIGSGSFGDIYLGTDISVGEEVAIKLECVKTKHPQLHIESKIYKMMQGGVGIPSIKWCGAEGDYNVMVMELLGPSLEDLFNFCSRKFSLKTVLLLADQMISRIEYIHSKNFIHRDVKPDNFLMGLGKKGNLVYIIDFGLAKKYRDARTHQHIPYRENKNLTGTARYASINTHLGIEQSRRDDLESLGYVLMYFNLGSLPWQGLKAATKRQKYERISEKKMSTPIEVLCKGYPSEFSTYLNFCRSLRFDDKPDYSYLRQLFRNLFHRQGFSYDYVFDWNMLKFTAPNSKGANRAAEEAERERRDREDRLRHSRNPGGRGLPAASGRPRGTQDTAPPTPLTPTSHTANTSPRPVSGMERERKVSMRLHRGAPVNVSSSDLTGHQDTSRMSTSQNSIPFDHHDK; this is translated from the exons GCACAGACATCTCAGTGGGAGAGGAGGTGGCCATTAAACTGGAATGTGTGAAGACCAAACACCCTCAGCTCCACATAGAGAGTAAGATCTACAAGATGatgcagggaggag TGGGCATCCCGTCCATAAAGTGGTGTGGAGCAGAGGGAGACTACAACGTGATGGTGATGGAGCTGCTAGGCCCCAGTCTGGAGGACCTGTTCAACTTCTGCTCCCGCAAGTTCAGCCTCAAGACTGTCCTGCTGCTGGCTGACCAGATG atCAGCCGGATTGAGTACATCCACTCTAAGAACTTCATCCACAGAGATGTGAAGCCTGACAACTTCCTGATGGGCCTGGGCAAGAAGGGCAACCTGGTGTACATCATCGACTTTGGCCTAGCCAAGAAGTACCGCGACGCCCGAACACACCAGCACATTCCCTACAGGGAGAACAAGAACCTGACCGGCACCGCGCGCTACGCATCCATCAACACACATCTGGGGATAg agCAGTCTCGGCGTGATGACCTGGAATCTCTGGGTTATGTCCTGATGTACTTCAACCTGGGCTCTCTGCCCTGGCAGGGCCTCAAGGCCGCCACCAAGAGACAAAAGTACGAACGCATCAGCGAGAAGAAAATGTCCACCCCCATCGAGGTGCTCTGCAAGGGATACCCCT CTGAGTTCTCCACCTACCTGAACTTCTGTCGCTCTCTGCGGTTCGATGACAAGCCAGACTACTCATACTTGAGACAGTTGTTCAGGAACCTGTTCCACAGACAGGGCTTCTCCTACGACTACGTCTTTGACTGGAACATGCTCAAGTTT ACTGCCCCTAATTCCAAGGGGGCCAACCGTGCAGCAGAGGAGGCGGAGCGGGAGCGGCGGGACAGAGAGGATAGGCTGAGACACAGCAGGAACCCCGGGGGCAGGGGACTCCCTGCCGCCTCAGGACGACCCCGAGGAACACAGGACACGGCGCCGCCTACACCCCTCACACccacctcacacacag ccaACACGTCTCCACGACCGGTGTCTGGTATGGAGCGGGAGAGGAAAGTGAGCATGCGGCTTCACCGGGGAGCTCCCGTTAACGTCTCCTCGTCCGACCTGACGGGACACCAGGACACCTCCCGCATGTCCACCTCACAG AATAGCATTCCCTTCGATCATCACGACAAGTAG
- the LOC139571397 gene encoding casein kinase I isoform X5, whose protein sequence is MELRVGNRYRLGRKIGSGSFGDIYLGTDISVGEEVAIKLECVKTKHPQLHIESKIYKMMQGGVGIPSIKWCGAEGDYNVMVMELLGPSLEDLFNFCSRKFSLKTVLLLADQMISRIEYIHSKNFIHRDVKPDNFLMGLGKKGNLVYIIDFGLAKKYRDARTHQHIPYRENKNLTGTARYASINTHLGIEQSRRDDLESLGYVLMYFNLGSLPWQGLKAATKRQKYERISEKKMSTPIEVLCKGYPSEFSTYLNFCRSLRFDDKPDYSYLRQLFRNLFHRQGFSYDYVFDWNMLKFGANRAAEEAERERRDREDRLRHSRNPGGRGLPAASGRPRGTQDTAPPTPLTPTSHTANTSPRPVSGMERERKVSMRLHRGAPVNVSSSDLTGHQDTSRMSTSQNSIPFDHHDK, encoded by the exons GCACAGACATCTCAGTGGGAGAGGAGGTGGCCATTAAACTGGAATGTGTGAAGACCAAACACCCTCAGCTCCACATAGAGAGTAAGATCTACAAGATGatgcagggaggag TGGGCATCCCGTCCATAAAGTGGTGTGGAGCAGAGGGAGACTACAACGTGATGGTGATGGAGCTGCTAGGCCCCAGTCTGGAGGACCTGTTCAACTTCTGCTCCCGCAAGTTCAGCCTCAAGACTGTCCTGCTGCTGGCTGACCAGATG atCAGCCGGATTGAGTACATCCACTCTAAGAACTTCATCCACAGAGATGTGAAGCCTGACAACTTCCTGATGGGCCTGGGCAAGAAGGGCAACCTGGTGTACATCATCGACTTTGGCCTAGCCAAGAAGTACCGCGACGCCCGAACACACCAGCACATTCCCTACAGGGAGAACAAGAACCTGACCGGCACCGCGCGCTACGCATCCATCAACACACATCTGGGGATAg agCAGTCTCGGCGTGATGACCTGGAATCTCTGGGTTATGTCCTGATGTACTTCAACCTGGGCTCTCTGCCCTGGCAGGGCCTCAAGGCCGCCACCAAGAGACAAAAGTACGAACGCATCAGCGAGAAGAAAATGTCCACCCCCATCGAGGTGCTCTGCAAGGGATACCCCT CTGAGTTCTCCACCTACCTGAACTTCTGTCGCTCTCTGCGGTTCGATGACAAGCCAGACTACTCATACTTGAGACAGTTGTTCAGGAACCTGTTCCACAGACAGGGCTTCTCCTACGACTACGTCTTTGACTGGAACATGCTCAAGTTT GGGGCCAACCGTGCAGCAGAGGAGGCGGAGCGGGAGCGGCGGGACAGAGAGGATAGGCTGAGACACAGCAGGAACCCCGGGGGCAGGGGACTCCCTGCCGCCTCAGGACGACCCCGAGGAACACAGGACACGGCGCCGCCTACACCCCTCACACccacctcacacacag ccaACACGTCTCCACGACCGGTGTCTGGTATGGAGCGGGAGAGGAAAGTGAGCATGCGGCTTCACCGGGGAGCTCCCGTTAACGTCTCCTCGTCCGACCTGACGGGACACCAGGACACCTCCCGCATGTCCACCTCACAG AATAGCATTCCCTTCGATCATCACGACAAGTAG
- the LOC139571395 gene encoding monocarboxylate transporter 4-like isoform X2, whose amino-acid sequence MGGAVVDDEPSDVKAPDGGWGWAVLAGGFVITGFSYAFPKAVSVFFKELIREFGVGYSDCAWISSILLAMLYGTGPLCSVLVNKFGCRPVMMVGGLFASLGMILASLATSIIHIYLCTGVITGLGLALNFQPSLIMLNRYFSEKRPLANGLSAAGSPVALCCLSPLGQVLQYYYGWRGGFLILGGLLLNCCACGALMRPLVGPKKPQDQELQAVDQAEKKPNPQKKLLDFSVFKDRGFLIYAIAASIMVLGLFVPPVFVVSYAKEMGNEDTKSALLLTILGFVDIFARPTCGLIAGMKWVRPRCVYLFSFAILFNGITDVVSSQATDYPGLVVFCIFFGLSYGMVGALQFEVLMAIVGTKKFSSALGLVLLMEAIAVLVGPPGAGRLLDTTHNYMHVFLLAGCEVILASIVICLGNFLCIKKKPDEPEAHLENGAPAEMEKLNSLPEGGKTESEQPDG is encoded by the exons ATGGGAGGAGCCGTGGTAGACGATGAGCCTAGTGATGTGAAGGCGCCAGACGGAGGGTGGGGCTGGGCCGTGCTGGCCGGAGGGTTTGTCATCACTGGGTTCTCCTACGCCTTCCCCAAGGCTGTCAGTGTGTTTTTCAAGGAATTGATCAGGGAGTTCGGAGTGGGATATAGCGACTGTGCATGGATTTCTTCTATACTGTTGGCCATGCTCTATGGCACAG gtcCACTGTGCAGTGTGCTGGTGAACAAGTTTGGGTGTCGGCCAGTGATGATGGTGGGAGGGCTCTTTGCCTCCTTGGGAATGATTCTGGCCTCCTTGGCCACCAGTATCATACATATCTACCTTTGTACTGGAGTTATAACAG GTCTGGGCCTGGCACTGAACTTCCAGCCATCTCTTATCATGCTGAATCGTTACTTTAGTGAGAAGAGGCCTCTAGCTAACGGACTATCTGCTGCCGGGAGCCCCGTGGCCCTCTGCTGCCTCTCGCCTCTGGGACAG GTGCTGCAGTACTACTACGGTTGGAGAGGCGGCTTCCTCATCCTGGGAGGTCTGCTGCTCAACTGCTGTGCATGTGGGGCCCTGATGAGGCCCCTGGTGGGCCCCAAGAAGCCCCAGGACCAGGAGTTGCAGGCTGTAGACCAAGCAGAAAAAAAGCCTAATCCTCAGAAGAAGCTCCTGGACTTTAGCGTATTTAAAGACCGAGGTTTTCTCATCTATGCCATAGCTGCGTCCATCATGGTACTGGGTCTGTTTGTGCCCCCTGTGTTTGTGGTGAGCTATGCCAAGGAGATGGGAAATGAAGACACCAAGTCTGCCCTCCTCCTCACCATCCTAGGGTTTGTTGATATCTTCGCCCGGCCCACGTGTGGGCTGATCGCGGGGATGAAGTGGGTCCGTCCTAGATGTGTGTATCTGTTCAGCTTCGCCATACTCTTTAATGGCATCACCGACGTGGTCAGCTCACAG GCGACAGACTACCCTGGTCTGGTGGTGTTCTGTATATTCTTTGGGCTCTCTTACGGGATGGTAGGGGCGCTGCAGTTCGAGGTTCTCATGGCCATCGTGGGCACCAAGAAGTTCTCCAGCGCTTTAGGATTGGTGTTGCTCATGGAGGCAATCGCTGTGCTGGTGGGACCGCCTGGAGCAG GTCGTCTGCTGGACACTACCCATAACTACATGCATGTGTTCCTGCTGGCTGGCTGTGAGGTCATTCTGGCCTCCATCGTCATCTGCCTGGGCAACTTCCTGTGCATCAAGAAGAAGCCAGACGAGCCCGAAGCCCATCTAGAGAATGGAGCCCCCGCAGAGATGGAGAAGCTCAACAGCCTGCCAGAGGGAGGGAAGACTGAGAGCGAGCAGCCGGACGGG TGA
- the LOC139571395 gene encoding monocarboxylate transporter 4-like isoform X1, whose amino-acid sequence MGGAVVDDEPSDVKAPDGGWGWAVLAGGFVITGFSYAFPKAVSVFFKELIREFGVGYSDCAWISSILLAMLYGTGPLCSVLVNKFGCRPVMMVGGLFASLGMILASLATSIIHIYLCTGVITGLGLALNFQPSLIMLNRYFSEKRPLANGLSAAGSPVALCCLSPLGQVLQYYYGWRGGFLILGGLLLNCCACGALMRPLVGPKKPQDQELQAVDQAEKKPNPQKKLLDFSVFKDRGFLIYAIAASIMVLGLFVPPVFVVSYAKEMGNEDTKSALLLTILGFVDIFARPTCGLIAGMKWVRPRCVYLFSFAILFNGITDVVSSQATDYPGLVVFCIFFGLSYGMVGALQFEVLMAIVGTKKFSSALGLVLLMEAIAVLVGPPGAGRLLDTTHNYMHVFLLAGCEVILASIVICLGNFLCIKKKPDEPEAHLENGAPAEMEKLNSLPEGGKTESEQPDGVRAFSGKAMEGAEKSGGVGNPETAL is encoded by the exons ATGGGAGGAGCCGTGGTAGACGATGAGCCTAGTGATGTGAAGGCGCCAGACGGAGGGTGGGGCTGGGCCGTGCTGGCCGGAGGGTTTGTCATCACTGGGTTCTCCTACGCCTTCCCCAAGGCTGTCAGTGTGTTTTTCAAGGAATTGATCAGGGAGTTCGGAGTGGGATATAGCGACTGTGCATGGATTTCTTCTATACTGTTGGCCATGCTCTATGGCACAG gtcCACTGTGCAGTGTGCTGGTGAACAAGTTTGGGTGTCGGCCAGTGATGATGGTGGGAGGGCTCTTTGCCTCCTTGGGAATGATTCTGGCCTCCTTGGCCACCAGTATCATACATATCTACCTTTGTACTGGAGTTATAACAG GTCTGGGCCTGGCACTGAACTTCCAGCCATCTCTTATCATGCTGAATCGTTACTTTAGTGAGAAGAGGCCTCTAGCTAACGGACTATCTGCTGCCGGGAGCCCCGTGGCCCTCTGCTGCCTCTCGCCTCTGGGACAG GTGCTGCAGTACTACTACGGTTGGAGAGGCGGCTTCCTCATCCTGGGAGGTCTGCTGCTCAACTGCTGTGCATGTGGGGCCCTGATGAGGCCCCTGGTGGGCCCCAAGAAGCCCCAGGACCAGGAGTTGCAGGCTGTAGACCAAGCAGAAAAAAAGCCTAATCCTCAGAAGAAGCTCCTGGACTTTAGCGTATTTAAAGACCGAGGTTTTCTCATCTATGCCATAGCTGCGTCCATCATGGTACTGGGTCTGTTTGTGCCCCCTGTGTTTGTGGTGAGCTATGCCAAGGAGATGGGAAATGAAGACACCAAGTCTGCCCTCCTCCTCACCATCCTAGGGTTTGTTGATATCTTCGCCCGGCCCACGTGTGGGCTGATCGCGGGGATGAAGTGGGTCCGTCCTAGATGTGTGTATCTGTTCAGCTTCGCCATACTCTTTAATGGCATCACCGACGTGGTCAGCTCACAG GCGACAGACTACCCTGGTCTGGTGGTGTTCTGTATATTCTTTGGGCTCTCTTACGGGATGGTAGGGGCGCTGCAGTTCGAGGTTCTCATGGCCATCGTGGGCACCAAGAAGTTCTCCAGCGCTTTAGGATTGGTGTTGCTCATGGAGGCAATCGCTGTGCTGGTGGGACCGCCTGGAGCAG GTCGTCTGCTGGACACTACCCATAACTACATGCATGTGTTCCTGCTGGCTGGCTGTGAGGTCATTCTGGCCTCCATCGTCATCTGCCTGGGCAACTTCCTGTGCATCAAGAAGAAGCCAGACGAGCCCGAAGCCCATCTAGAGAATGGAGCCCCCGCAGAGATGGAGAAGCTCAACAGCCTGCCAGAGGGAGGGAAGACTGAGAGCGAGCAGCCGGACGGGGTGAGGGCCTTCTCGGGAAAGGCGATGGAGGGAGCAGAGAAGAGTGGAGGGGTGGGGAACCCAGAGACAGCTCTGTGA
- the LOC139571397 gene encoding casein kinase I isoform X1 produces MELRVGNRYRLGRKIGSGSFGDIYLGTDISVGEEVAIKLECVKTKHPQLHIESKIYKMMQGGVGIPSIKWCGAEGDYNVMVMELLGPSLEDLFNFCSRKFSLKTVLLLADQMISRIEYIHSKNFIHRDVKPDNFLMGLGKKGNLVYIIDFGLAKKYRDARTHQHIPYRENKNLTGTARYASINTHLGIEQSRRDDLESLGYVLMYFNLGSLPWQGLKAATKRQKYERISEKKMSTPIEVLCKGYPSEFSTYLNFCRSLRFDDKPDYSYLRQLFRNLFHRQGFSYDYVFDWNMLKFTAPNSKGANRAAEEAERERRDREDRLRHSRNPGGRGLPAASGRPRGTQDTAPPTPLTPTSHTANTSPRPVSGMERERKVSMRLHRGAPVNVSSSDLTGHQDTSRMSTSQMVPGMIPGGLHSAAPR; encoded by the exons GCACAGACATCTCAGTGGGAGAGGAGGTGGCCATTAAACTGGAATGTGTGAAGACCAAACACCCTCAGCTCCACATAGAGAGTAAGATCTACAAGATGatgcagggaggag TGGGCATCCCGTCCATAAAGTGGTGTGGAGCAGAGGGAGACTACAACGTGATGGTGATGGAGCTGCTAGGCCCCAGTCTGGAGGACCTGTTCAACTTCTGCTCCCGCAAGTTCAGCCTCAAGACTGTCCTGCTGCTGGCTGACCAGATG atCAGCCGGATTGAGTACATCCACTCTAAGAACTTCATCCACAGAGATGTGAAGCCTGACAACTTCCTGATGGGCCTGGGCAAGAAGGGCAACCTGGTGTACATCATCGACTTTGGCCTAGCCAAGAAGTACCGCGACGCCCGAACACACCAGCACATTCCCTACAGGGAGAACAAGAACCTGACCGGCACCGCGCGCTACGCATCCATCAACACACATCTGGGGATAg agCAGTCTCGGCGTGATGACCTGGAATCTCTGGGTTATGTCCTGATGTACTTCAACCTGGGCTCTCTGCCCTGGCAGGGCCTCAAGGCCGCCACCAAGAGACAAAAGTACGAACGCATCAGCGAGAAGAAAATGTCCACCCCCATCGAGGTGCTCTGCAAGGGATACCCCT CTGAGTTCTCCACCTACCTGAACTTCTGTCGCTCTCTGCGGTTCGATGACAAGCCAGACTACTCATACTTGAGACAGTTGTTCAGGAACCTGTTCCACAGACAGGGCTTCTCCTACGACTACGTCTTTGACTGGAACATGCTCAAGTTT ACTGCCCCTAATTCCAAGGGGGCCAACCGTGCAGCAGAGGAGGCGGAGCGGGAGCGGCGGGACAGAGAGGATAGGCTGAGACACAGCAGGAACCCCGGGGGCAGGGGACTCCCTGCCGCCTCAGGACGACCCCGAGGAACACAGGACACGGCGCCGCCTACACCCCTCACACccacctcacacacag ccaACACGTCTCCACGACCGGTGTCTGGTATGGAGCGGGAGAGGAAAGTGAGCATGCGGCTTCACCGGGGAGCTCCCGTTAACGTCTCCTCGTCCGACCTGACGGGACACCAGGACACCTCCCGCATGTCCACCTCACAG atgGTGCCTGGTATGATCCCTGGTGGCCTCCACTCTGCAGCGCCTCGATGA
- the LOC139571397 gene encoding casein kinase I isoform X2, with translation MELRVGNRYRLGRKIGSGSFGDIYLGTDISVGEEVAIKLECVKTKHPQLHIESKIYKMMQGGVGIPSIKWCGAEGDYNVMVMELLGPSLEDLFNFCSRKFSLKTVLLLADQMISRIEYIHSKNFIHRDVKPDNFLMGLGKKGNLVYIIDFGLAKKYRDARTHQHIPYRENKNLTGTARYASINTHLGIEQSRRDDLESLGYVLMYFNLGSLPWQGLKAATKRQKYERISEKKMSTPIEVLCKGYPSEFSTYLNFCRSLRFDDKPDYSYLRQLFRNLFHRQGFSYDYVFDWNMLKFTAPNSKGANRAAEEAERERRDREDRLRHSRNPGGRGLPAASGRPRGTQDTAPPTPLTPTSHTANTSPRPVSGMERERKVSMRLHRGAPVNVSSSDLTGHQDTSRMSTSQHSLRSSRQVEARHVLV, from the exons GCACAGACATCTCAGTGGGAGAGGAGGTGGCCATTAAACTGGAATGTGTGAAGACCAAACACCCTCAGCTCCACATAGAGAGTAAGATCTACAAGATGatgcagggaggag TGGGCATCCCGTCCATAAAGTGGTGTGGAGCAGAGGGAGACTACAACGTGATGGTGATGGAGCTGCTAGGCCCCAGTCTGGAGGACCTGTTCAACTTCTGCTCCCGCAAGTTCAGCCTCAAGACTGTCCTGCTGCTGGCTGACCAGATG atCAGCCGGATTGAGTACATCCACTCTAAGAACTTCATCCACAGAGATGTGAAGCCTGACAACTTCCTGATGGGCCTGGGCAAGAAGGGCAACCTGGTGTACATCATCGACTTTGGCCTAGCCAAGAAGTACCGCGACGCCCGAACACACCAGCACATTCCCTACAGGGAGAACAAGAACCTGACCGGCACCGCGCGCTACGCATCCATCAACACACATCTGGGGATAg agCAGTCTCGGCGTGATGACCTGGAATCTCTGGGTTATGTCCTGATGTACTTCAACCTGGGCTCTCTGCCCTGGCAGGGCCTCAAGGCCGCCACCAAGAGACAAAAGTACGAACGCATCAGCGAGAAGAAAATGTCCACCCCCATCGAGGTGCTCTGCAAGGGATACCCCT CTGAGTTCTCCACCTACCTGAACTTCTGTCGCTCTCTGCGGTTCGATGACAAGCCAGACTACTCATACTTGAGACAGTTGTTCAGGAACCTGTTCCACAGACAGGGCTTCTCCTACGACTACGTCTTTGACTGGAACATGCTCAAGTTT ACTGCCCCTAATTCCAAGGGGGCCAACCGTGCAGCAGAGGAGGCGGAGCGGGAGCGGCGGGACAGAGAGGATAGGCTGAGACACAGCAGGAACCCCGGGGGCAGGGGACTCCCTGCCGCCTCAGGACGACCCCGAGGAACACAGGACACGGCGCCGCCTACACCCCTCACACccacctcacacacag ccaACACGTCTCCACGACCGGTGTCTGGTATGGAGCGGGAGAGGAAAGTGAGCATGCGGCTTCACCGGGGAGCTCCCGTTAACGTCTCCTCGTCCGACCTGACGGGACACCAGGACACCTCCCGCATGTCCACCTCACAG CATTCCCTTCGATCATCACGACAAGTAGAGGCTCGCCACGTCCTCGTGTGA